One window of the Actinomyces procaprae genome contains the following:
- a CDS encoding GlsB/YeaQ/YmgE family stress response membrane protein, giving the protein MGELIGMIVFGGIIGALARLIMRGDQNLSILWTIVLGALGAFVGGWLAGMLGVADTPGIDWIRWILSVIAAMIAIYAYLAIARRR; this is encoded by the coding sequence CTTCGGCGGCATCATCGGTGCTCTGGCGAGGCTGATCATGAGGGGTGACCAGAACCTGTCGATTCTCTGGACGATCGTCCTGGGGGCGTTGGGCGCATTCGTCGGGGGCTGGTTGGCGGGCATGCTCGGGGTGGCGGACACTCCCGGCATCGACTGGATCCGTTGGATTCTCTCGGTGATTGCCGCCATGATCGCGATCTACGCCTACCTAGCCATCGCTCGTAGACGGTGA
- a CDS encoding IS5 family transposase (programmed frameshift), giving the protein MSIDAAARHDLTDAQWGLLEPLLPAPPVRGRPRVYPLRDMINAVRWRTRVGAPWRDVPARYGPWWRALRLYRAWQTDGVWERIESALVAQADAAGKIGWRVSVDSTTCRAHVHAAGARKDSPQLVEGEPEDHALGTSRGGWSTKVHAAVDAACGMLAGVLTAGQVADCPMMIPVLDKICVQRPAGGRPRTRPQMVLADKAYSSKGNRDWLRNHHIKATIPIKADQADNRRRRGSAGGRPPAFDPVAYKDRNAVERCFGQLKQNRAMATRYDKLAVRYQATTHIASIDHWLKRLT; this is encoded by the exons TTGAGTATAGACGCTGCCGCTCGTCATGACCTGACCGATGCTCAGTGGGGGCTGCTCGAGCCCCTGCTGCCCGCCCCGCCTGTTCGTGGCAGGCCGCGCGTGTATCCGCTGCGGGACATGATCAACGCCGTACGGTGGAGAACCCGGGTCGGTGCGCCCTGGCGTGACGTACCGGCCCGCTACGGGCCGTGGTGGAGGGCCCTGCGC CTGTACCGGGCCTGGCAGACCGATGGGGTGTGGGAGCGCATCGAGTCCGCCCTTGTCGCCCAGGCCGACGCCGCCGGCAAGATCGGCTGGCGGGTGTCGGTGGATTCGACCACCTGTCGGGCGCATGTGCATGCCGCTGGGGCGCGCAAGGACAGTCCCCAGCTGGTGGAGGGGGAGCCCGAGGATCACGCCCTGGGGACCTCTCGGGGTGGCTGGTCGACCAAGGTTCACGCCGCCGTGGACGCCGCCTGCGGCATGCTGGCCGGGGTGCTGACCGCCGGACAGGTCGCGGACTGCCCGATGATGATCCCCGTCCTAGACAAGATATGTGTCCAGCGTCCTGCCGGTGGACGGCCCCGCACCAGGCCGCAGATGGTGCTGGCCGACAAGGCCTACTCCTCAAAGGGGAACCGGGACTGGCTGCGCAACCACCACATCAAGGCCACCATCCCTATCAAGGCAGACCAGGCCGACAACCGCCGCCGACGCGGCAGCGCCGGGGGCAGACCGCCCGCCTTCGACCCCGTGGCCTACAAGGACCGCAACGCCGTGGAGCGGTGCTTCGGCCAGCTCAAGCAGAACCGCGCCATGGCCACCAGGTACGACAAGCTCGCCGTCCGCTACCAAGCCACCACCCACATCGCCAGCATCGACCACTGGCTCAAACGACTTACATAA
- a CDS encoding RNA degradosome polyphosphate kinase — protein sequence MTTPDSEATPSTTSAPLASFLGGWARAQARHAAAPGPASILSEEAGETSAPSADLAAAAASTTEPTDQEVIEDHVIEAADPRDFVEDDAGPQYEDEDFDEEASDAAAANGASGVAPAAPADANGHTEVLDAGASAPQPDADPGEVVPSQADGDAAVNSAAGADAGPGAEAAAELEAAVELEADAELEADADPQTDIDPEADLPPLDSFTERFADRELTWLDFNQRVLEQAEDQDLQLLERAWFAAIFSSNLDEFYMVRVAGLMRRIKAGITPVRASGLDAHQVVAAITERAKELTARQAALFQEDIRPKLAEHNIEILTWDQLTSEQAEKITRYFRHQIFPVLTPLAVDPSHPFPYISGLSLNLAVLLRNPRSGKEHFARVKVPQSLPRLITVPGRELDPKNKRAGTAFIPIEIVIAQHLDHLFPGMDILEHHLFRVTRNENLEVEEDDAENLLKAMEKELERRRFGASVRLEVEDTISPFVRRYLVRALNLHDDDVFELPAPLDLTSLNQLHDLDIPELKYPRFVPVTAAGLAPQESSTPGDIFAAMREHDVLLHHPYDSFSTSVQEFVSQAAADPKVLAIKQTLYRTSGDSPIVDALIEAAEAGKQVVAIVEIKARFDEENNISWARKLERAGVHVVYGMVGLKTHCKLLLVVRQESDGLRRYCHVGTGNYHPKTARGYEDLGLLTCDRDVAQDLTALFNQLSGYAPRARFRRLLVAPRTVRDGLIERIEREIANKRAGKPAWIRIKVNSIIDEACIDALYRASRAGVDVDIVVRGICGLRAGVPGLSEHIRVRSILGRYLEHSRIYAFCNDGETDLFIGSADLMHRNLDRRVEALVRITDPVMVGQLEWLVTHAASDAVSSWWLNPDGTWTRHTRDAEGNRLEDIQTTLMTWARSRLRGGH from the coding sequence ATGACGACGCCCGACTCCGAAGCGACCCCCTCAACGACCTCGGCGCCACTGGCCTCCTTCCTCGGCGGCTGGGCCCGTGCGCAGGCCCGCCATGCCGCCGCCCCGGGCCCCGCGTCGATCCTTTCAGAGGAGGCGGGGGAGACATCCGCGCCCTCCGCCGACTTAGCAGCCGCTGCAGCCTCGACCACTGAACCGACCGATCAGGAGGTCATTGAGGACCACGTCATCGAGGCTGCCGACCCGCGTGACTTCGTTGAAGACGACGCCGGTCCCCAGTACGAGGATGAGGACTTCGACGAGGAGGCCTCCGACGCGGCCGCCGCCAATGGCGCATCCGGGGTAGCCCCTGCCGCGCCTGCCGACGCCAACGGGCACACCGAGGTCCTGGACGCCGGGGCGTCCGCGCCCCAGCCTGATGCCGACCCGGGCGAGGTCGTGCCCTCGCAGGCGGATGGGGATGCGGCTGTGAACTCCGCGGCGGGTGCCGACGCGGGCCCGGGCGCGGAGGCCGCCGCCGAGCTGGAGGCCGCCGTCGAGCTGGAGGCCGACGCCGAGCTGGAGGCCGACGCCGACCCGCAGACCGATATTGACCCGGAGGCGGACCTGCCGCCCCTGGACTCGTTCACGGAACGTTTTGCGGATCGGGAGCTGACCTGGCTTGACTTCAACCAGCGTGTCCTGGAGCAGGCGGAGGACCAGGATCTCCAGCTGCTGGAGCGCGCCTGGTTCGCCGCGATCTTCTCCTCCAACCTTGACGAGTTCTACATGGTGCGCGTGGCCGGGCTGATGCGCCGCATCAAGGCCGGTATCACCCCGGTGCGCGCCTCCGGGCTGGATGCGCACCAGGTGGTGGCCGCCATCACCGAGCGTGCCAAGGAGCTCACGGCCCGTCAGGCCGCCCTGTTCCAGGAGGACATCCGCCCCAAGCTCGCCGAGCACAACATCGAGATCCTCACGTGGGATCAGCTGACCTCCGAGCAGGCGGAGAAGATCACCCGCTACTTCCGCCACCAGATCTTCCCGGTGCTCACGCCGCTGGCCGTGGATCCCTCGCACCCCTTCCCGTACATCTCCGGCCTGTCGTTGAACCTGGCGGTGCTGCTGCGCAACCCGCGGTCCGGGAAGGAGCACTTCGCCCGGGTAAAGGTGCCGCAGTCGCTGCCACGCCTGATCACGGTGCCCGGGCGGGAGCTGGACCCCAAGAACAAGCGGGCGGGCACCGCCTTCATCCCGATCGAGATCGTCATCGCCCAGCACCTGGACCACCTCTTCCCGGGCATGGACATCCTCGAGCACCACCTCTTCCGGGTGACCCGCAACGAGAACCTGGAGGTGGAGGAGGACGACGCCGAGAACCTGCTCAAGGCCATGGAGAAGGAGCTTGAGCGCCGTCGCTTCGGGGCGAGCGTGCGCCTGGAGGTGGAGGACACCATCAGCCCGTTCGTGCGCCGCTACCTGGTGCGCGCCCTGAACCTGCACGACGACGACGTGTTCGAGCTGCCTGCGCCGCTGGACCTGACCAGCCTCAATCAGCTGCACGATCTGGACATTCCGGAGCTGAAGTACCCGCGATTCGTGCCGGTCACCGCAGCCGGGCTCGCCCCCCAGGAGTCCAGCACGCCCGGGGACATCTTCGCCGCCATGCGCGAGCATGACGTGCTGCTGCACCACCCGTACGACTCCTTCTCCACCTCCGTGCAGGAGTTCGTCTCCCAGGCTGCCGCCGACCCCAAGGTGCTGGCCATCAAGCAGACCCTGTACCGCACCAGTGGGGACTCCCCGATCGTGGACGCCCTCATCGAGGCTGCGGAGGCCGGCAAGCAGGTGGTGGCGATCGTGGAGATCAAGGCCCGCTTCGATGAGGAGAACAACATCTCCTGGGCTCGCAAGCTCGAGCGCGCCGGCGTGCACGTCGTCTACGGCATGGTTGGGCTCAAGACCCACTGCAAGCTGCTGCTGGTGGTGCGCCAGGAGTCCGACGGGCTGCGCCGCTACTGCCACGTCGGCACCGGCAACTACCACCCCAAGACCGCCCGCGGATACGAGGACCTGGGCCTGCTCACCTGCGACCGGGACGTCGCCCAGGACCTGACGGCCCTGTTCAACCAGCTCTCCGGCTACGCGCCACGCGCCCGCTTCCGCCGCCTGCTGGTGGCTCCGCGCACGGTGCGAGATGGGCTCATTGAGCGCATTGAGCGGGAGATTGCGAACAAGCGGGCCGGCAAGCCCGCCTGGATCCGCATCAAGGTCAACTCGATCATTGATGAGGCCTGCATCGACGCCTTGTACCGGGCCAGCCGGGCCGGCGTCGACGTCGACATCGTGGTGCGCGGCATCTGCGGGCTGCGGGCCGGCGTCCCCGGGCTGAGCGAGCACATTCGGGTCCGTTCCATCCTGGGGCGCTACCTGGAGCACTCCCGCATTTACGCCTTCTGCAACGACGGCGAAACCGACCTGTTCATCGGCTCGGCCGACCTGATGCACCGTAACCTCGACCGGCGGGTGGAGGCGCTTGTGCGCATCACCGATCCCGTTATGGTCGGCCAGTTGGAGTGGCTCGTCACGCACGCGGCCAGCGACGCGGTCTCCTCCTGGTGGCTCAACCCCGATGGAACCTGGACCCGGCACACTCGCGATGCCGAGGGCAACCGGCTCGAGGACATCCAGACGACGCTGATGACCTGGGCGCGCTCGCGCCTGCGGGGTGGGCACTGA
- a CDS encoding NUDIX hydrolase — MADKSNAKPTVRAAGALVWREANGHLEVLLVHRPRYDDWSFPKGKVEPGESVRTCAVREIAEETGIQVALGQPLDTVRYRLPDGARKEVRYWAARELPDDSPALRARIPVAPADAAEIDDVEWVRSKKARTLLTHPADRDLLGSLVDLWEDGKLDTWTFVLVRHARAVKRSVWNRPKERDAETDEATRPLTKDQGEVRARALVPVLAAYGVAQVITSPWRRCYDTVAPYTRAAGLELVTEPALTESAHAAKPKAARKVVSKVLRRRDVPVAVCTHRPVLPSVMEAISDYAPGKLLRSVPDQDPWLKTGEIMVVHMARRPRGKIRAVAIEKQRPMLSEGR, encoded by the coding sequence ATGGCAGACAAGTCCAACGCTAAGCCCACCGTTCGGGCTGCCGGCGCCCTGGTGTGGCGGGAGGCGAACGGCCACCTGGAGGTCCTCCTGGTGCATCGTCCCCGCTACGACGACTGGTCCTTCCCCAAGGGCAAGGTGGAGCCGGGGGAGTCGGTGCGTACCTGCGCGGTGCGAGAGATCGCTGAGGAGACTGGTATTCAGGTTGCCTTGGGGCAGCCTCTGGACACGGTCCGCTACCGCCTGCCCGACGGCGCACGCAAGGAGGTCCGGTACTGGGCGGCCCGCGAGCTGCCGGACGACTCACCGGCCCTGCGTGCCCGCATTCCGGTGGCCCCGGCCGACGCGGCGGAGATCGACGACGTCGAGTGGGTGCGTTCGAAGAAGGCCCGCACGCTGCTCACTCACCCGGCTGACCGTGACCTGCTGGGATCCCTGGTGGACCTGTGGGAGGACGGCAAGCTCGACACCTGGACCTTCGTACTGGTGCGCCACGCCCGTGCCGTCAAGCGCTCGGTGTGGAACCGCCCCAAGGAGAGGGATGCGGAGACGGATGAGGCCACACGCCCGCTGACCAAGGACCAGGGGGAGGTACGCGCTCGCGCACTGGTGCCGGTGCTGGCCGCCTACGGCGTCGCCCAGGTGATCACCAGCCCGTGGCGGCGCTGCTACGACACGGTCGCCCCGTACACGCGGGCGGCGGGCCTGGAGCTGGTGACCGAGCCGGCGCTGACGGAGTCCGCCCATGCGGCCAAGCCGAAGGCGGCCCGCAAGGTGGTCTCCAAGGTGCTGCGGCGCCGCGACGTACCGGTCGCCGTGTGTACTCACCGCCCGGTGCTTCCCAGCGTCATGGAGGCCATCTCTGATTACGCGCCCGGCAAGCTCCTGCGCTCGGTGCCGGACCAGGATCCGTGGCTGAAGACGGGGGAGATCATGGTGGTCCACATGGCGCGTCGGCCGCGCGGCAAGATCCGCGCCGTTGCCATTGAGAAGCAGCGTCCAATGCTGTCTGAGGGACGCTGA
- a CDS encoding metallophosphoesterase: protein MTRTEMPPARTALLGALTVGVGLLGYAVIEARMPVLRRIDVPVLASGERPLTILHLADLHLTDRTEARVEWVRRLADTHPDVVVNTGDNLSFASGLEPLARALEPFLHLPGAFVMGDHDYRSTVFKLPTRYLRRDPRSGDDPEQEAAVEELPWREVRDLQAGGGWTDLTNRRGTLTVGDRRIGMVGVDDPHVDRDVFPAPAPAVDDDAVRDRAGRALRLGLMHAPYRRVLDAMAGDGVGLAFAGHTHGGQLCLPGYGALVTNCDLNRGRASGLSRWPDTRPGERDADRMFLHVSAGLGTSPYTPVRVACRPEATLLTLRPAD, encoded by the coding sequence ATGACGAGGACTGAAATGCCCCCGGCACGCACCGCCCTGCTCGGTGCCCTGACCGTCGGCGTCGGCCTGCTCGGGTATGCGGTGATTGAGGCGCGCATGCCGGTGCTGCGTCGCATTGACGTGCCCGTGCTGGCCTCCGGCGAGCGCCCGCTGACGATCCTGCACCTGGCCGACCTGCACCTGACCGACCGCACCGAAGCCCGCGTGGAATGGGTGCGGAGGCTCGCAGACACCCACCCCGACGTCGTCGTCAATACGGGCGATAACCTCTCCTTCGCCAGCGGACTGGAGCCACTCGCACGGGCCCTGGAGCCGTTCCTGCATCTGCCCGGGGCGTTCGTCATGGGCGATCACGACTACCGCAGCACCGTGTTCAAGCTACCCACCCGCTACCTGCGCCGGGATCCGCGCTCCGGGGACGACCCCGAGCAGGAGGCCGCCGTCGAGGAGCTCCCCTGGCGGGAGGTGCGCGACCTGCAGGCCGGCGGCGGCTGGACCGATCTCACCAACAGGCGGGGCACGCTCACGGTCGGCGACCGCCGTATCGGCATGGTCGGTGTGGACGACCCGCACGTGGACCGGGATGTCTTCCCCGCGCCGGCCCCGGCGGTCGACGACGACGCGGTGCGCGACCGTGCCGGCCGCGCCCTGCGGCTCGGGCTGATGCACGCCCCCTACCGGCGCGTGCTGGACGCCATGGCGGGCGACGGTGTCGGGCTCGCATTTGCCGGGCACACCCATGGCGGGCAGTTGTGTCTGCCCGGGTATGGCGCCCTGGTGACCAACTGCGACCTCAACCGGGGCCGCGCCTCGGGCCTGTCCCGCTGGCCGGACACCCGCCCCGGGGAGCGGGACGCCGACCGCATGTTCCTGCACGTGTCCGCCGGCCTGGGCACCAGCCCGTACACGCCTGTCCGTGTGGCGTGCCGTCCGGAGGCGACGCTCCTGACGCTGCGGCCCGCAGACTGA
- a CDS encoding transglycosylase domain-containing protein translates to MSKSSSRGRSLSSPAQVVAMLLVFLLLSGAGGVLAAGFAMPAVGVASAVTKASAQMFDELPEDFNILEPSQVSVIKASDGTQIAQFYAENRIVVSLDDISQNMQNAIVAVEDQRFYQHKGVDPTGIVRAVVSNASGGSQGASTLTQQYVRNILIEAGLQNDDDAAVAAAQARTATRKLREIKYALTVEQKYSKQQILEGYLNIASFGPSTYGVEASAQHYFSHSAKDLSVPEAALLAGLTNAPGMYDPVQYPDSAKQRMDWVLQKMYEEEFITAEEYQAAKDTQIADLLKVTDSVGGCGAAGSAAYFCEYVVGEIENSDIYGTSPTERRKLLLRGGLEITTTLDTTKQAAADATIQAYVPTGDPSNVKSALVSVEPGTGRIVAMAQNTNYGDATGSDPTATQISYSADYLHGGMEANGFQPGSAFKTFALAQWYQEGRSGYTVTNTTPRTFGSYEWNISCEPDLHPEPWAPENANPGENGRHSVVDNTALSINVGYAEMLAQMDVCSVTQLAADMGVTKADGDPVDPYPSVVLGGTETTPLAMANAYATFAAHGVYCTPVAIDSITDADGNEMSTPSAGCKQVMSSTAADQVTITLQSVMTSKGTGTAAALSGRPAAGKTGTTDRMDNAWFVGYTPQLATAIWAGHSDGYYAMNQQYIGGRYYATMYGADMPAPMFKSYMDAALAGEPVEGFNQVSLGSGAPSSSNNNSGDSAQTHQTSADSRQNQQDGSADDSRDDADHNTNDDADDED, encoded by the coding sequence ATGTCGAAGTCTTCCTCCCGCGGCAGGTCGCTATCCTCCCCCGCCCAGGTCGTGGCGATGCTGCTGGTGTTCCTGCTCCTGTCCGGCGCGGGCGGGGTGCTCGCGGCCGGATTCGCTATGCCCGCGGTCGGGGTCGCCTCCGCCGTCACCAAGGCCTCGGCCCAGATGTTCGACGAGCTCCCCGAAGACTTCAACATCCTCGAGCCCAGCCAGGTGTCGGTCATCAAGGCCTCCGACGGCACCCAGATCGCCCAGTTCTATGCCGAGAACCGCATCGTCGTCTCCCTGGATGACATCTCCCAGAACATGCAGAACGCCATCGTGGCCGTGGAGGACCAGCGCTTCTACCAGCACAAGGGCGTAGACCCCACGGGCATCGTCCGGGCGGTCGTCTCCAACGCCAGCGGTGGCTCCCAGGGCGCCTCCACCCTCACGCAGCAGTACGTCCGCAACATCCTCATTGAGGCGGGCCTGCAGAACGACGACGACGCCGCGGTGGCGGCCGCGCAGGCACGTACTGCCACCCGCAAGTTGCGTGAGATCAAGTACGCGCTCACCGTCGAGCAGAAGTACTCCAAGCAGCAGATCCTCGAGGGCTACCTCAACATCGCCTCCTTCGGCCCCTCCACCTACGGCGTGGAGGCTTCCGCACAGCACTACTTCTCCCACTCCGCCAAGGACCTGTCGGTACCCGAGGCCGCACTGCTGGCCGGCCTGACCAACGCCCCCGGCATGTACGACCCCGTCCAGTACCCGGACAGCGCGAAGCAGCGGATGGACTGGGTACTGCAGAAGATGTACGAGGAGGAGTTCATCACCGCCGAGGAGTACCAGGCCGCCAAGGACACCCAGATCGCGGACCTGCTGAAGGTAACCGACTCGGTGGGGGGCTGCGGGGCCGCCGGCTCGGCCGCCTACTTCTGCGAATACGTGGTCGGTGAGATCGAGAACTCCGACATCTACGGCACCTCCCCGACCGAGCGGCGCAAGCTCCTGCTGCGCGGCGGCCTGGAGATCACCACCACGCTGGACACCACCAAGCAGGCTGCCGCAGACGCCACGATCCAGGCCTACGTGCCCACCGGCGACCCCTCCAACGTCAAGTCCGCGCTGGTGTCGGTCGAGCCGGGCACCGGCCGGATCGTGGCCATGGCCCAGAACACCAACTACGGCGATGCCACCGGTTCCGATCCCACCGCCACCCAGATCTCCTACTCGGCGGACTACCTGCACGGAGGCATGGAGGCCAACGGCTTCCAGCCGGGATCGGCCTTCAAGACCTTCGCCCTGGCCCAGTGGTACCAGGAGGGGCGCTCCGGCTACACGGTCACCAACACCACGCCGCGCACCTTCGGCTCCTATGAGTGGAACATCTCCTGCGAGCCCGACCTCCACCCCGAGCCCTGGGCGCCGGAGAACGCCAATCCCGGTGAGAACGGCCGCCATTCGGTGGTGGACAACACCGCCCTGTCGATCAACGTGGGCTACGCGGAGATGCTGGCGCAGATGGACGTGTGCTCCGTGACCCAGCTGGCGGCCGATATGGGCGTGACCAAGGCCGATGGCGACCCGGTGGACCCGTACCCGTCGGTAGTGCTGGGCGGCACCGAGACCACGCCGTTGGCCATGGCCAACGCCTACGCGACCTTCGCCGCCCACGGCGTGTACTGCACGCCCGTCGCCATCGACTCGATCACCGATGCCGACGGCAATGAGATGAGCACGCCGTCGGCCGGCTGCAAGCAGGTCATGAGCTCGACTGCGGCCGACCAGGTGACCATCACGCTTCAGTCGGTGATGACCAGCAAGGGCACCGGCACGGCGGCCGCCCTGAGTGGCCGCCCGGCGGCCGGGAAGACTGGCACCACCGACAGGATGGACAACGCCTGGTTCGTCGGCTACACCCCGCAGCTGGCCACCGCCATCTGGGCCGGGCACTCCGACGGCTACTACGCGATGAACCAGCAGTACATCGGCGGGCGCTACTACGCCACCATGTACGGCGCCGACATGCCCGCACCCATGTTCAAGTCCTACATGGACGCCGCCCTGGCCGGCGAGCCCGTCGAGGGCTTCAACCAGGTGAGCCTCGGCTCCGGTGCGCCGAGCTCCTCCAACAACAACTCCGGTGACTCCGCGCAGACGCATCAGACGTCGGCGGACAGTCGGCAGAACCAGCAGGACGGCAGCGCAGACGACTCGCGCGACGACGCGGACCACAACACCAATGACGACGCCGATGACGAGGACTGA
- a CDS encoding WhiB family transcriptional regulator, with translation MTSDQTWAARAACASVPPDRLFGKGAEQRDARSLCFTCPVRMECLAEALDSELSFGVWGGLTERERRALLRRFPEVTDWSEWLRREDDELVAEIHARRAPRILARVR, from the coding sequence ATGACGAGCGACCAGACCTGGGCGGCCCGTGCGGCGTGTGCAAGCGTCCCGCCGGACCGGCTCTTCGGAAAAGGTGCCGAGCAGCGCGACGCCCGTTCGCTGTGCTTCACCTGCCCGGTGCGGATGGAGTGCCTGGCGGAGGCGCTGGACTCCGAGCTCAGCTTCGGCGTGTGGGGAGGGCTCACGGAGCGTGAGCGGCGGGCCCTGCTGCGGCGGTTCCCCGAGGTGACCGACTGGAGCGAGTGGCTGCGCCGCGAGGATGACGAGCTCGTCGCCGAGATCCACGCCCGCCGGGCGCCTCGCATTCTCGCCCGCGTGCGCTGA
- a CDS encoding DUF4177 domain-containing protein: MTRWEYATIPLLVHATKQILDQWGADGWELVQVVPGPSGSDNLVAYLKRPLA, from the coding sequence ATGACCCGGTGGGAGTACGCGACCATCCCCCTGCTCGTCCACGCCACCAAGCAGATCCTCGATCAGTGGGGCGCTGACGGCTGGGAGCTCGTGCAGGTGGTTCCCGGTCCGTCCGGCTCGGACAACCTGGTCGCCTACCTCAAGCGTCCGCTGGCCTGA
- a CDS encoding Crp/Fnr family transcriptional regulator → MEDSIISRIPLFEGMTPEEREELRNMMTQTTLRRGEILFNEGDPGDRLYILLSGKIKLGHASADGRENLLAVLGPGEVVGELTLFDPGPRSTTATAVAPTDLLALEHTQLMSFIETHPTLAKDMLRALAQRLRRTNTALADLVFSDVPGRVAKALLDLADRFGSSTEDGVHVPHDLTQEELAQLVGASRETVNKSLAEFVSRGWIRLEGRAVTLLDVDRLRRRAR, encoded by the coding sequence GTGGAAGACAGCATCATCTCCAGAATTCCGCTCTTCGAGGGCATGACTCCGGAGGAGCGGGAGGAACTGCGCAACATGATGACGCAGACCACCCTGCGCCGCGGCGAGATCCTCTTCAATGAGGGAGACCCCGGCGACCGCCTCTACATTCTGCTCTCCGGCAAGATCAAGCTCGGCCACGCCTCGGCCGACGGGCGGGAGAACCTCCTGGCAGTGCTAGGCCCCGGCGAGGTAGTCGGTGAGCTGACGCTCTTCGACCCGGGCCCGCGGTCCACCACGGCCACCGCGGTCGCCCCCACCGACCTGCTGGCGCTCGAGCACACCCAGCTCATGAGCTTCATCGAGACGCACCCGACCCTGGCCAAGGACATGCTGCGCGCACTGGCGCAGCGACTGCGCCGCACCAACACGGCGCTGGCGGACCTGGTCTTCTCCGACGTGCCCGGCCGCGTCGCCAAGGCCCTGCTGGACCTCGCGGACCGCTTCGGCTCATCCACGGAGGACGGCGTGCACGTCCCGCACGACCTCACGCAGGAGGAGCTCGCCCAGCTGGTCGGCGCCTCCCGCGAGACGGTCAACAAGTCGCTGGCCGAGTTCGTATCCCGCGGCTGGATCCGCCTGGAGGGCCGCGCCGTCACCCTGCTCGACGTCGACCGCCTGCGTCGACGCGCCCGCTGA
- the nth gene encoding endonuclease III, translating into MPDCGAIIEDPAAAAQRAAAVDDELARLYPDAGCTLDHDTPFQLLVATVLSAQTTDARVNTITPGLFARYPDAAALAAAERADLEERLRPLGMQRTRAARLIALGSDLVAEHGGAVPARRDALVALPGVGRKTANVVLGNAFGVPAITVDTHVGRLSRRLGWTTAQDPVAVERDLSCLWEPMRWTDGCHRLIMHGRRVCRARVPRCEACALNAAGLCPRVGV; encoded by the coding sequence ATGCCGGACTGCGGGGCCATCATCGAGGACCCCGCCGCGGCCGCGCAGCGGGCCGCGGCCGTCGACGACGAACTCGCGCGCCTGTATCCGGATGCCGGCTGCACCCTGGATCATGACACCCCGTTCCAGCTGCTGGTGGCCACGGTCCTGTCGGCGCAGACCACCGACGCGCGCGTCAACACCATCACCCCGGGCCTGTTCGCCCGCTACCCGGATGCTGCCGCGCTGGCGGCCGCCGAACGGGCGGACCTGGAGGAGAGACTGCGGCCGCTGGGCATGCAGCGCACCCGCGCCGCCAGGCTGATCGCCCTGGGCTCAGACCTGGTGGCAGAGCACGGCGGTGCGGTGCCGGCACGGCGGGATGCACTGGTCGCCCTTCCCGGGGTGGGGCGCAAGACCGCCAATGTTGTGCTCGGCAATGCCTTCGGCGTGCCGGCGATCACCGTGGACACGCACGTTGGTCGTCTGTCGCGGCGCCTGGGCTGGACGACGGCGCAGGATCCGGTGGCCGTCGAGCGGGACCTGTCCTGCCTGTGGGAACCGATGCGCTGGACCGACGGCTGTCACCGTCTCATCATGCACGGGAGAAGGGTCTGCCGGGCCCGCGTCCCCCGCTGCGAGGCGTGCGCCCTGAACGCCGCCGGGCTGTGCCCCCGGGTCGGCGTGTGA